ACGAGGGGTACTCCCCCGACCTCGGGTGGGCGATCGGGAGCGGGGAGACGTACGGCGACCCGGAAGAGCAGGACCGGGTGGAGTGCGAGGCCCTCTACAACCTCCTCGAGAACGAGATCGTCCCCCTGTTCCACGATCGGGACCGCGGAGGGCTGCCGCGCGCCTGGATCGCGATGATGAAGGCGTCGATCCGGAAGCTGGGCGCGACCTTCAACACCCACCGGATGGTCGAGGAGTACACGGAGATGTCGTACCTCCCGGCCCACCGCGCGGGTTCACGGCTTGCCGCGAACGATCATTCCGCCGCCCGGGAGCTGGCCGCGTGGCGGGAACGCACCGCGTCGGCGTGGCCGGGGGTCACGATCCGGGTCGAGGAGAAGCGGAAGCAGAAGGAGATGCGGGTGGGGGACACGGTGGGAGTCGCCGTCCGGGTACGCCTGGGGGGCCTCACCCCCGCCGATGTCGCCGTCGAGATCCGTTACGGCTTCTACGATGCCGCCGGGGAGGTGCGCATGGGGACCATCCTGTCGGCGCGTCCCGACGGGCGCGATGGCGACGAGGAGATCTACCGGGTGGAGATCCCATGCGCGGGCAGCGGCCGGTACGGGTTCGCCGCGCGGGTCCTTCCGCGGCACCCGTACCTCGCGAACGTCCTCACCCCCCTGCGGATGACATGGGAGGAGGCGGTTCCCGGCGCTTGAGCGCCGGTCCGCGACGGTACGCTTCGGCGCATCGCGACGGCGTCCTCCCGAGGAGGTGGCCGATCCGGACGCGCCACATGAACAGGACGGCCCTCAAGGGCCCCCACGCCTCCCATCGCCGTCCCGACGTTTCCACGCGCAGCGGCAGCAGGACCGTCTTTCCCGCCCGCCGCATCCGCCGCGACAGCTCGACGTCCTCCATCAGCGGGATCTCCGGGTAGCCGCCGACGACGCGGAACGCCTCCGCCCGCACGAAGATCGCCTGGTCTCCGCTGTACGAGCGCGACACGGCCGCCCGCGCCCCGATCATCCGCCCCGTGATCCCGAGCGCCGCACGGACGTACCGGCCTGCGCCGGCGGACGCGGCCAGGCGGACGCGGAAGGCGCCGCCGATCACCGCCGGGTCTTGCAGCGCGCCGAGCACGGCGGGGACCGCTCCCCCGGGCAGGAGGGTGTCCGCGTGCAGGAAGAGGAGGACCTCCCGGCGGGCGAGGGCCGCGCCCGCGTTCATCTGCGACGCCCTCCCGCACGGCGCGGCGATCACGGCGTCGGCCCGACGGCGCGCGATCTCCACCGTGCGGTCCCGGCTCCCCCCGTCGACGACGATCACCTCGCACGGCCCCGCCTCCCGGCACGACCGGATCGTGCGGGCGATCGACGTCTCCTCGTCCAGCGCGGGGATGATCACCGAGATCCCCCGCCAGTTCACGGCAGGAGTTCGCGGCCCTTGCGGAGGCGCTTCAGGAGGGTGGGGAGGAAGAAGGAGAAGACGAGGAGGAGGACGGGGAAGAGCAGGTCGAACGTCAGCAGGTCCGCCGGCCGCCGGTACGTGGCGAGGACCTCCTTCATCGCCCCCACGAAGTACGTGAAGAGGAAGACGGCCGGGAGCACCCCCAGCACCGTCCCGAGGAAATAGTCACGGAAACGGATCCGCGTCGCCCCGGCGGCGTAGTTGAGGACGATGAAGGGGAACCAGAAGATCCGCAGGTAGAAGATCACCGAGAACCCGTCCTCGGCCGCTTTCCGGTCGAGCCACGGCATCCTCGTCTCGAGGAACCCGCGGGCGACCCCGTGAAGGAAGTATCTCCCGAGGTAGAATGAGATCGAGGCCCCGAGCACATCCGCTGCGAGGTTGTACAGCATCCCGTGGAATTTTCCGAAGATGACCGCCCCGGCGATTGCGAACGGGGTGGCGGGGAGCAAGAGCACGCCCAGCGCGTAGATGAAAATGAAGAGCACGGGCCCCAGCGGCCCCGCGGCCTGTACGAGGACGTCCAGTTTCCCGACCAGCGCCTTCCTTCCCTCGTGCGTCCGGAACATGGCGCCCGTCGGTGTGTAGATCAGGAGGTACGCGGCGCCCGCGACGAGGAGAAGGAAGGCGGCGAGCTTGAGGTAGTCCCTCCCCGTCCGTTCACGCACGTTGGTGCCCTCGGGTCATTTCGAAATATTACACTACCCTCGGGAGGGTTGTGTGGCTGTTACAATGGGGCATTCCGTAATTACCGGGAGAAGGGGGAACGTCCATGCGAGGGAGCCGGTTCGGGAAGGGGATCGCGCTGGTGCTGGTGGCGGCGGTGGGGGCGCTCTCCGCAGGGTGCTTCGGGAAGTTCCAGCTGACGCGAAAACTGTACGACATCAATCAGTCGATCGACGAGAAGTACGTCCGCAGCGCGGCAACGTGGTTGTTCGTCATCCCGTACGCCGTGACCGGACTCCTGGACTTCGTCATCTTCAACGTGATCGAGTTCTGGACGGGCGAGAACCCCGTCGCCGAAGCAAAGGTGACGAAGGTGTACGCGCAGGGGAACGAGAAGGCGGTCCTCACCCTCTCCCGCGACGGTTCCGCGACGGTGGCGGTGATCGAGCGGTACGAAGGGGAGAGGCTCGTCTCCACCCTTCGGGTCCGCGACGACGGGCGGGGAAAGGTCGCCGCGGTCGAGACGGCGGCGGGAGGGAAGGTCCGCGAGGTTTCCGCGGTCGCGGCGTCCGACGGGTCGGTGGACGTGACGGTGGCCACGGCGGCGGGAACGGGCACGGAGAGGATCGCGGCGCCAGCGGTCCGGGCGCAGAGAACGCACGCGGCCCGGATCGCGTCGGAAGGTGCGCAGGCGTCGCGGGGAGCCGCGGGGACGATCCCCCTGGCCGCCGCCGCGCGGGTCCCGGCGTACGGGGGCTGAATCACCGGCAAGTATTTTGGAGGCACCATGAAGTTTCCAGGCATTCCGTTGCGCGACCGCGGGCTGCAGTTCAAGCTGACGATGGTCATGTTGATCCTCTTCGCATGCTCCCTCGGGTCGGTGTACATCCCGTACATTTTCGGGCGGAACGCGCTGAAGAGGGACCTCGAGAACAGCTTCCTCGAACTTTCCAACGCGATCAGCATCAGCGTCGACCAGTTGACGACGCCGGGCGCCTCCGAGGAGGATCGCCTGTACCATTACGTGGAATCGCTGAAGAAAACGGGGATCCGCGAAGTGTCGATCGTCGGCGAGGACATGGGCGTGATCGACAGCACCAACCCCAAGGCGATCGGCCGGCCGGCGAAGATCAAGCTGCCGCCCGAAAAACTGGTGATCAATGCGACGTTCGGCGATAGTTCGGGGGAGAAGATCCAGCCCCGGGACCTCGTGATTCCGGTCAAGGTGGTGGGGGACACCCTCGGTTACATCCACATGCGATTGAAGATCGACGATTTCACCGAGCCGATCCGGCGGAACCTCTACCTGCGCCTCTTCAGCACCCTCCTCATCTTCTCGGGCGGGCTCGTCCTCGCGGTCATCATCTCCGCCCACTACGTCTCCCCCGTGGTGCGGCTGGCGCACGCCGCCGAGACCGTGGCCGCCGGGGATCTTTCGCAGGAACTCCCCGTGGAGGGAAAGGACGAGGTGGGACGGCTCACCCGTTCCTTCAACGAGATGATCGTCCGGCTCCGGCAGAACCGGGCGCTCGAGGAGGCGGTCCGGGAGAACCAGTACCTGACGCATCTCGGGAAGCTCTCCTCGGGGATGGCCCACGAGATCCGCAACCCGCTCAACTTCATCGGGCTTGCGGTGGACCACCTTGGTGCGATGGCGGAGGGGAAAGGGGCCGCGGGGGAAGCGGAGAAACGCCAGGTGATCGGGCGGATCAAGGAGGAGATCGGGCGGCTGAACGAGCTGGTGACCAACTTCATCCTCTACGGACGTCCCCCCGAGTTGCATCGCGTGACCGTCCGGATCCCCGAGCTCGTGGTCGGGGTGCTGCGGATGGCGGAGGAGCGTCTCCGCGCGCAATCGATCTCCTGCCGCACGGAGTTCGGGGATGCCGGGGAGATCCACGCCGATCCCGACATGCTGCGGAGGGCGCTGGTGAACCTGGTGGGGAACGCCGTCGACGCGATGCCGAACGGCGGAACGCTGTCCGTTTCCGCGGGACCCCGGCCCGACGGGAGAACCTCCGTCGTCGTGGAGGACACGGGGATCGGCATCACGCCGGAAGACCGGGAACGGATCTTCGAACCGTACTTCACCACCAAGGCATCCGGGCTGGGGCTCGGGTTGGTCCTCACGAAGAAGATCGTCGACGCCCACGGGGGGGAGATCTTTGTGGATTCCACCCCCGGGAAGGGGACGCGGATCGAGGTTGCGCTTCCTGTGGCCCCCCCCGCGGAGGGGGCGCACGGATGAAGGGGACCATCCTCGTCGTCGACGATGAGCGAAACCAGCGGGAGATCCTCGGCGCGATCCTCAAGAGTGAAGGGTACATCCCGCTGCTGGCCTCCGGGGGGGCGGAGGCGCTGCGGCTCCTCGAGCGGGAGGCCGTCGACCTCGTGATCACCGACCTCGTCATGCCGGGGATGACGGGGGAGGAGCTGATCGACGCGATCCTCGCCCGCAACCCGGGGATGCCCATCCTGCTCAGCAGCGCCTACGGCACGATCCAGACGGCGGTCGACGCGATCAAGAAGGGGGCGTACTACTACTTCGAAAAGCCGCTCGACCGGGCCCGCCTGCTGATCATCGTCGAACGGGCCATCGAGAACCTGCACCTGCGCGAGTCGCATCGGGTGCTGTCGGAGAAGCTCTTCCCCGGCGCCGTCCCGATCCTCGGCGAGCATGCGGCGATCCGCGAGATCAAGCGGATCCTGCCGCGCGTCGCGCGGAGCGAGAGCACCATCCTCCTCACCGGCGAGAGCGGCACGGGGAAGGAGGTGATCGCCCGCAACGTCCATTCCATGAGCGGCCGCAGCGCCGCCCCGTTCCTCGCGGTCAACTGCGCCTCCCTCCCGGACACCCTGTTCGAGAGCGAGCTGTTCGGCCACGAGCGCGGGGCGTTCACCGGCGCGGTGCGCCGGGAGATCGGTCTATTCGAGGCCGCGGGAGGGGGGACGATCTTCCTCGACGAGATCGCCGAGATCAAGCTCGAGACCCAGGCGAAGCTGCTGCGCGCCTTGCAGGAAAAGGAGATCCGCCGGATCGGCGGCAAGGAGAACATCTCCGTCGACGTCCGGATCGTCGCGGCCACGAACCGGGATCTCGACGATGCCGTGCGGGAAGGGAAGTTCCGTGCGGACCTCTTCTATCGATTGAACATCGTGAAGCTCACCCTCCCGCCCCTGCGGGACCGGATCTCCGACATCCCCCTCCTTGCGGAGCACTTCCTCGCGAAGCACGGCGAGAAGGGCGTTCCCCCGGTGCGCGAGATCACGAAGGAGACGATGCGGCTCCTGATGCGGTACGCATGGCCCGGGAACATCCGCGAACTCTCCTCCGTCGTCGAGCGGGCGGTCGTCCTCGCGGAAGGCGGGAAGATCCGGCCCGAGGAGCTGCCGCTGGAACTGCGGGAGGGTGCGGATGCCGTCCCCGCGAGGGCGTTCGACCTTCCCCCCCAGGGGGTGGAGTTCGAGAAGGTCGAGGAGCACCTGTTGCGGCAGGCGGTGGGGCGTTCCGGGGGGGTTCACACCCGGGGGGCGGAGCTGCTCCGGATGAGCTACAAGGCGTACATCTACCGGTTGAAGAAGTTCGGGATCCTTCCTCCCTGACCGATTCCCCAAATGGGGAATATGTGCCTCTAATGGGGAGACAGGTGGGGGGCTCTTCACGGGTCGCCATTGCCAATTTCAATGATTTCAGCGGGTTGTGTCTGCCGGAACGGTTGGCAC
This DNA window, taken from Deltaproteobacteria bacterium, encodes the following:
- a CDS encoding sigma-54 dependent transcriptional regulator, translated to MKGTILVVDDERNQREILGAILKSEGYIPLLASGGAEALRLLEREAVDLVITDLVMPGMTGEELIDAILARNPGMPILLSSAYGTIQTAVDAIKKGAYYYFEKPLDRARLLIIVERAIENLHLRESHRVLSEKLFPGAVPILGEHAAIREIKRILPRVARSESTILLTGESGTGKEVIARNVHSMSGRSAAPFLAVNCASLPDTLFESELFGHERGAFTGAVRREIGLFEAAGGGTIFLDEIAEIKLETQAKLLRALQEKEIRRIGGKENISVDVRIVAATNRDLDDAVREGKFRADLFYRLNIVKLTLPPLRDRISDIPLLAEHFLAKHGEKGVPPVREITKETMRLLMRYAWPGNIRELSSVVERAVVLAEGGKIRPEELPLELREGADAVPARAFDLPPQGVEFEKVEEHLLRQAVGRSGGVHTRGAELLRMSYKAYIYRLKKFGILPP
- a CDS encoding alpha-glucan phosphorylase yields the protein EGYSPDLGWAIGSGETYGDPEEQDRVECEALYNLLENEIVPLFHDRDRGGLPRAWIAMMKASIRKLGATFNTHRMVEEYTEMSYLPAHRAGSRLAANDHSAARELAAWRERTASAWPGVTIRVEEKRKQKEMRVGDTVGVAVRVRLGGLTPADVAVEIRYGFYDAAGEVRMGTILSARPDGRDGDEEIYRVEIPCAGSGRYGFAARVLPRHPYLANVLTPLRMTWEEAVPGA
- a CDS encoding TIGR04283 family arsenosugar biosynthesis glycosyltransferase; the protein is MNWRGISVIIPALDEETSIARTIRSCREAGPCEVIVVDGGSRDRTVEIARRRADAVIAAPCGRASQMNAGAALARREVLLFLHADTLLPGGAVPAVLGALQDPAVIGGAFRVRLAASAGAGRYVRAALGITGRMIGARAAVSRSYSGDQAIFVRAEAFRVVGGYPEIPLMEDVELSRRMRRAGKTVLLPLRVETSGRRWEAWGPLRAVLFMWRVRIGHLLGRTPSRCAEAYRRGPALKRREPPPPMSSAGG
- a CDS encoding DUF3332 domain-containing protein, with amino-acid sequence MRGSRFGKGIALVLVAAVGALSAGCFGKFQLTRKLYDINQSIDEKYVRSAATWLFVIPYAVTGLLDFVIFNVIEFWTGENPVAEAKVTKVYAQGNEKAVLTLSRDGSATVAVIERYEGERLVSTLRVRDDGRGKVAAVETAAGGKVREVSAVAASDGSVDVTVATAAGTGTERIAAPAVRAQRTHAARIASEGAQASRGAAGTIPLAAAARVPAYGG
- a CDS encoding HAMP domain-containing histidine kinase, translated to MKFPGIPLRDRGLQFKLTMVMLILFACSLGSVYIPYIFGRNALKRDLENSFLELSNAISISVDQLTTPGASEEDRLYHYVESLKKTGIREVSIVGEDMGVIDSTNPKAIGRPAKIKLPPEKLVINATFGDSSGEKIQPRDLVIPVKVVGDTLGYIHMRLKIDDFTEPIRRNLYLRLFSTLLIFSGGLVLAVIISAHYVSPVVRLAHAAETVAAGDLSQELPVEGKDEVGRLTRSFNEMIVRLRQNRALEEAVRENQYLTHLGKLSSGMAHEIRNPLNFIGLAVDHLGAMAEGKGAAGEAEKRQVIGRIKEEIGRLNELVTNFILYGRPPELHRVTVRIPELVVGVLRMAEERLRAQSISCRTEFGDAGEIHADPDMLRRALVNLVGNAVDAMPNGGTLSVSAGPRPDGRTSVVVEDTGIGITPEDRERIFEPYFTTKASGLGLGLVLTKKIVDAHGGEIFVDSTPGKGTRIEVALPVAPPAEGAHG
- a CDS encoding VTT domain-containing protein, which encodes MRERTGRDYLKLAAFLLLVAGAAYLLIYTPTGAMFRTHEGRKALVGKLDVLVQAAGPLGPVLFIFIYALGVLLLPATPFAIAGAVIFGKFHGMLYNLAADVLGASISFYLGRYFLHGVARGFLETRMPWLDRKAAEDGFSVIFYLRIFWFPFIVLNYAAGATRIRFRDYFLGTVLGVLPAVFLFTYFVGAMKEVLATYRRPADLLTFDLLFPVLLLVFSFFLPTLLKRLRKGRELLP